One window of the Anopheles cruzii chromosome 2, idAnoCruzAS_RS32_06, whole genome shotgun sequence genome contains the following:
- the LOC128277507 gene encoding transmembrane protein 170B isoform X2, with protein MMYSKDGISELDTIANVIGLRGVGTSSLRTFVEMWYHIFLWGLFSSIFVHTCAAVIAFVTLRKHKFGRFFSIFIFVMGVLSPATGGVVSSTVIAFVHRASNFQMSPIAAMVWGVGQTIVSASFGFTRILATL; from the coding sequence ATGATGTACAGCAAGGACGGTATCTCGGAGCTGGACACGATCGCAAATGTGATTGGTTTGCGAGGAGTGGGAACCTCCTCGTTGCGCACCTTCGTCGAGATGTGGTATCACATCTTTCTATGGGGTCTGTTTTCGTCCATCTTCGTGCACACGTGCGCCGCGGTGATAGCGTTCGTGACGCTTCGCAAACACAAATTTGGCCGTTTCTTTTCCATATTCATCTTCGTGATGGGCGTCCTGTCGCCGGCAACGGGGGGCGTTGTTAGCAGTACCGTCATTGCCTTCGTACATCGTGCTTCTAACTTTCAGATGTCACCGATCGCGGCAATGGTTTGGGGCGTCGGCCAGACGATTGTGTCTGCAAGCTTTGGATTTACGCGAATCCTGGCGACGCTATAA
- the LOC128277886 gene encoding cysteine dioxygenase type 1, whose protein sequence is MTSLAVEENNNNNIHDRDSKNEDGERRLRELTKTFTGIEKPLKNARKCETLTDLMEELRKTFESDHVNVHYVNHLMLSYESNPAEWRKFAKFDRYRYTRNLVDAGNGKYNLMILCWNEGHASAIHDHADSHCFMKMLKGQLVETRFAWPKDASVNEDAKADIGNGHTSTTEETEYNGDELEELSRSTLETNGVCYINDTLGLHRVENPSHTDVAVSLHLYCPPFDVCSIFNKQDGKRTKCKVTFWSKYGKRNPTDAN, encoded by the exons atGACGTCACTGGCCGTagaggaaaacaacaacaacaacatccacGATCGCGACTCCAAGAATGAGGATGGAGAACGACGTTTGCGAGAGTTGACAAAAACCTTCACCGGGATCGAGAAGCCGTTAAAGAACGCGCGGAAGTGCGAAACGCTGACCGATCTTATGGAAGAGCTGCGCAAAACGTTTGAATCCGACCACGTTAACGTGCATTACGTAAATCATCTGATGCTGAGTTATGAATCGAATCCTGCCGAATGGCGCAAGTTCGCCAAATTCGACCGTTACCG TTACACAAGAAATCTGGTCGATGCTGGCAACGGGAAATACAATCTTATGATTCTGTGCTGGAATGAAGGGCACGCGTCAGCCATCCACGATCACGCCGATTCACACTGTTTTATGAAGATGCTGAAAGGTCAGTTGGTGGAAACGCGTTTCGCTTGGCCCAAGGATGCGTCGGTTAACGAGGATGCCAAAGCGGATATCGGAAACGGGCATACCAGCACGACTGAGGAAACGGAGTACAACGGGGATGAATTGGAGGAGCTGTCGAGAAGTACCCTCGAAACAAATGGCGTGTGTTACATTAACGACACTTTAGGACTTCATCGCGTGGAAAATCCTAGCCACACAGATGTGGCTGTATCTTTGCACTTGTATTGCCCTCCATTTGATGTGTGCTCCATCTTCAACAAGCAGGACGGAAAACGCACCAAGTGTAAAGTGACGTTTTGGAGCAAGTATGGCAAACGAAATCCCACC GACGCCAACTGA
- the LOC128277507 gene encoding uncharacterized protein LOC128277507 isoform X1 encodes MTAVAGPVAVVHTDTKNRTMVHSGALVSHSLLRPSSSAAVVAVPFAPVALLLSSLSGPSSDPLAAVATVPFPLSVASCVCDRPLTLGSANSVSSSSSSWSSIALAYQTSIPVVLKNRSRPSDNSTTQEIENGWRGAPLLRLERSKSDRRASYQRNPTVLRPTTRRSRNVSQVRVSNGFPLILSHTSTNH; translated from the exons ATGACTGCAGTGGCAGGACCTGTAGCAGTTGTACATACTGATACAAAG AACCGCACAATGGTGCACAGTGGTGCGTTGGTATCGCACTCTCTGTTGCGACCTTCATCTTCCGCTGCTGTTGTCGCCGTGCCCTTTGCCCCGGTCGCACTACTATTATCGTCACTATCAGGACCTAGCAGCGATCCACTAGCAGCCGTagccaccgttccgttcccctTAAGCGTGGCGTCCTGCGTATGCGATCGTCCTTTAACGTTGGGATCGGCTAATAGtgtatcgtcgtcgtcgtcgtcgtggtcgtccaTAGCGTTAGCGTACCAAACGTCAATTCCGGTTGTGTTGAAGAACAGGTCTAGACCATCCGACAATAGTACTACACAAGAAATAGAAAACGGCTGGAGAGGAGCGCCTTTATTGCGTCTCGAGCGCAGTAAGTCCGATCGTCGCGCTTCTTATCAACGAAACCCCACAGTTCTGCGACCGACAACGCGGCGGTCTAGGAACGTGTCGCAAGTTCGTGTTTCAAACGGTTTTCCTCTAATCCTCTCgcacaccagcaccaaccACTAG
- the LOC128267451 gene encoding craniofacial development protein 1, whose protein sequence is MNHEEYPSDSDASDEDFRPDIVESDSDSILDEEDKDPPLGESTGDTKGCKRKRKLPTDGVKKKCKASKVNPLEAVREDVEDSKELDEEEEKRRTDALWADFLGGSSSNAKETKATDAVGASKSATSKSQTVAAKNAESAAFCKKTADNKSPTVEQIFEFAGERVEVPHEESRAQEKDSASSISPPPKTTKGLPLRGTGLASVLNVIGKKNKLSTLEKTKLDWNRFKRHEGIDEELQTHNKGKDGFLERRDFLERTDVRQFEIEKSFRQTKRSNR, encoded by the coding sequence ATGAATCACGAAGAGTATCCCAGTGATAGTGACGCAAGCGACGAGGACTTCCGCCCCGACATCGTGGAATCGGATTCTGATAGTATATTGGACGAGGAAGACAAAGATCCTCCGTTGGGCGAATCAACAGGAGACACGAAAGGTTGCAAGCGCAAGCGGAAGCTGCCCACAGATGGTGTTAAGAAAAAATGTAAAGCATCGAAAGTGAATCCTCTGGAAGCTGTGCGGGAGGATGTCGAGGACAGCAAAGAACTTGatgaggaagaagaaaaacgacgAACTGATGCACTATGGGCAGATTTTCTTGGTGGCAGCAGTAGTAACGCAAAAGAAACTAAAGCAACCGACGCCGTTGGTGCATCCAAGAGCGCTACTAGCAAAAGCCAAACTGTGGCAGCGAAGAACGCAGAATCAGCTGCATTCtgcaaaaaaacggctgacAACAAGAGTCCAACCGTTGAACAGATTTTCGAGTTTGCTGGAGAACGAGTAGAAGTACCTCACGAGGAAAGCCGTGCCCAGGAAAAAGATTCAGCAAGCTCTATATCTCCTCCACCTAAAACAACGAAAGGATTACCCCTGCGCGGTACCGGGCTTGCCTCAGTATTAAACGTGAttggcaagaaaaacaaattaagtaCTTTGGAGAAAACTAAACTGGACTGGAATCGATTCAAGCGCCACGAAGGAATCGATGAAGAGCTGCAGACTCATAATAAGGGAAAGGATGGGTTTCTTGAGAGGCGTGATTTCCTGGAGCGGACAGATGTACGACAGtttgaaatcgaaaaatcatTTCGGCAAACCAAACGAAGTAACAGATAA